DNA sequence from the bacterium genome:
CCTTCGTCTTCCCCAGGCTCGCCAGCACCCCCGTGATCGCCGCCGTCAGCGTCGTCTTCCCGTGGTCCACGTGCCCGATCGTCCCCACGTTGACGTGCGGCTTCGTCCGCTCAAATTTCGCCTTCGCCATCTCCGGCCTCCCTAACCTATGCCTTGCTGCCAGTGCCGGCCGACCTAGCGGCCGGCCACCTTGTCACTAAAGCCGGCCTTGACCAGCGTCTCCGCGATCGACTGCGGCACTTCTTCGTAGTGCGAGAACTCCATCGTATAGGTCGCGCGGCCCTGCGTGTTGGACCGCAGCTGCGTCGCGTACCCGAACATGTCCGCGAGCGGCACTTCCGCCTGCACAATGCGCAGGCCGCCGCGCTGCTCCATCGCCGAGATCCGGCCGCGCCGGGCGCTCAGGTCGCCGATCACGTCGCCCATGTACTGGTCGGGGGTCGTGACCTCGACCTTCATCACCGGCTCGAGCAGGACCGGCGCGGCGTTCTGCGCCGCCGTCTTGAACGCCATCGAGCCGGCGATCTTGAACGCCATCTCGGACGAATCGACCTCGTGATAGGACCCGTCGACGAGCGTCGCGCGCACGTCCACCACCGGGTACGCCCCCAGGACGCCGCTCTCCGTCGCCTCGCGTATCCCGCCCTCCACGGCCGGGATGTACTCGCGCGGGATGCGGCCGCCGGTGATCTTGTCGACGAACTCGATCCCGGTGCCCCGCGGCAGCGGCTCCACTTCGAGCCAGACGTGGCCGTACTGACCGCGGCCGCCGGTCTGGCGGATGTAGCGCCCTTCGGCTTTGACGGCCCTGCGGATCGTCTCGCGGTACGCCACCTGCGGCCGGCCGACATTGGCCTCCACCTTGAACTCCCGCAGCAGCCGGTCGGTGATGATCTCGAGGTGCAGCTCGCCCATTCCGGAGATGATCGTCTGGGCGGTCTCCGGGTCGAACCGGACCTTGAAGGTCGGGTCCTCTTCCGCGAGCTTGGCGAGCGAGGCGCTCAGCTTCTCCTCATCCGCGCGGGTCTTCGGCTCCACGGCGACGGCGATCACCGGCTCCGGGAACTTGATCGACTCGAGGACAATCGGCTTCGCCTCGTCGCACAGCGTGTCGCCGGTCGTGGTGTCCTTGAGCCCGACTCCCGCGACGACGTTGCCGGCTGAGACGGACTCGATGTCCTCGCGGTGGTTCGCGTGCATCTGGAGGATCCGGCTCACGCGCTCGCGCCGGTCGCGCCGTGCATTGTAGACGTACGATCCCGCGCTCAGCGTCCCCGAATAGACCCGGAAGTACGTCAGCTTGCCGACGTACGGATCGGTCACGATCTTGAACGCCAGCGCGCAGAACGGCGCCGCGGGATCGACCGGGCGGGTCTCCTTGGCTTCGGTCTTGGGGTTCTGGCCTTCCACCGGCGGGACGTCGAGCGGCGAGGGCAGGAAGTTCACGACCGCGTCGAGCAGCGGCTGCACGCCCTTGTTCCGGAAGGCGGTGCCGCACAGGACCGGGTTGATCTTCGCCGCGATCGTCCCGCGCCGGATCGCGCCGAGGATCTCGTCCTCGGTCAGCGGCTTGCCCTCGAGGTACTTCTCTGTCAGGTGGTCGTCGAGCTCGGCCGCCGCTTCGACCAGATGGCCCCGGTGCTCCTCGGCCAGCGCCCGGAGGTTCTCGGGGATCTCGGTCTCGTCACTGCGGGTGCCGAGGTCGTCGGTGTACACGATCGCCTTCATCGTGAGGAGATCCACGGCGCCCTCGAACCCGTCCTCGGCGCCGATCGGGATCTGCAGGGGCACCGCTTTCGCGTCCAGGCGATCCCGAATCATGCCGAGCGTCCGGTAGAAGTCGGCGCCGGTGCGATCCATCTTATTGATGAAGAGGATCCGGGGGACCCCGTACCGGTCGGCCTGGCGCCACACCGTCTCGGACTGCGGCTGGACGCCCTCCACCGCGCTCAGGATCACGACCGCGCCGTCGAGGACGCGCAGCGAGCGCTCCACCTCGGCGGTGAAGTCCACGTGGCCGGGCGTGTCAATGATGTTGATGCTGTGGCCGCGCCACTGACAGGTCGTCGCCGCGGACGTGATGGTAATGCCGCGCTCACGCTCCTGAATCATCCAGTCCATCGTCGCGGAGCCCTCGTCGACCTCGCCCAGCCGGTGCGTCCGCCCCGTGTAGAAGAGGATCCGCTCGGTGGTCGTGGTCTTGCCCGCGTCGATGTGGGCAATGATCCCGATGTT
Encoded proteins:
- a CDS encoding GTP-binding protein: MAKAKFERTKPHVNVGTIGHVDHGKTTLTAAITGVLASLGKTK
- the fusA gene encoding elongation factor G — its product is MATLLETKKDIMTAQTSLDKIRNIGIIAHIDAGKTTTTERILFYTGRTHRLGEVDEGSATMDWMIQERERGITITSAATTCQWRGHSINIIDTPGHVDFTAEVERSLRVLDGAVVILSAVEGVQPQSETVWRQADRYGVPRILFINKMDRTGADFYRTLGMIRDRLDAKAVPLQIPIGAEDGFEGAVDLLTMKAIVYTDDLGTRSDETEIPENLRALAEEHRGHLVEAAAELDDHLTEKYLEGKPLTEDEILGAIRRGTIAAKINPVLCGTAFRNKGVQPLLDAVVNFLPSPLDVPPVEGQNPKTEAKETRPVDPAAPFCALAFKIVTDPYVGKLTYFRVYSGTLSAGSYVYNARRDRRERVSRILQMHANHREDIESVSAGNVVAGVGLKDTTTGDTLCDEAKPIVLESIKFPEPVIAVAVEPKTRADEEKLSASLAKLAEEDPTFKVRFDPETAQTIISGMGELHLEIITDRLLREFKVEANVGRPQVAYRETIRRAVKAEGRYIRQTGGRGQYGHVWLEVEPLPRGTGIEFVDKITGGRIPREYIPAVEGGIREATESGVLGAYPVVDVRATLVDGSYHEVDSSEMAFKIAGSMAFKTAAQNAAPVLLEPVMKVEVTTPDQYMGDVIGDLSARRGRISAMEQRGGLRIVQAEVPLADMFGYATQLRSNTQGRATYTMEFSHYEEVPQSIAETLVKAGFSDKVAGR